GCCGCATCGCGGACGGCGAACAATTCCTGCCGGGCTTCACCGCCATCGTCGCGCCGGGCCACACGCCGGGCCATCTGCTGTTCACCGTGTCCGGCGCCGCGCAGCCGCTGCTGTTCACCGGCGATGCCGCCAAGAATCGCGCCGAGCTGCTCAGCATGAGCGTCAACGACACGTATGATATGCAGGCCAGCCGCGCGACGCTGGCGCTGATCTGGACGACCTGGCGACGGCTGCCCGATACGTTGCTGATTCCTGGCCACGACCTCTGCATGCGCCTGGACGACGCGGGCCAGCCGGTCTATGTCGGCGAGCGGCGCGCGGCCATGAAAGCCTGGTTTGGCGAAGACCTGCAGCCCACCGTCATCGACCTATGCTGCGGCGGCGAGACCGCCCGCTATAGCGCCTGACGCGCGGGCTGCGCAAGCGCTCGCGGCTGGCCGCGAGTCCGGTTCACCACACGACCCATTTTTCGAGAGATCCGCTATGCCGCTCGATCCGCAAGTCCTGCAGACGTTCATTCCCACCGGCCGCCTGCGCGCGTCCATCAATGTCGGCAATCCCATCCTGGCGCGCCGCGACGACGGCCCCGGAGGCGCCGCCGGCGTCTCCGTGGACCTGGCGCGCGCCTTCGCCAAGCGGTTGGGCGTGGAGCTGGAACTGGTGGTCTTCGACAGCGCCGGCAAATCGGTGGACGCCGTCACGGCGGAACAGGCCGATATCGGCTTCTTCGCCATCGACCCCGTGCGCGGCGCCGGCATCGACTTCACCGACGCCTATGTGCTGATCGAGGGCGCCTATCTGGTGCGTGAAGATTCGCCGCTGCGCGACCGCGCCGAAGTCGACCGCCCCGGCACGCGGGTGACGGTGGGCAAGGGCAGCGCCTATGACCTGTACCTGACGCGCGAGCTCAAGCAGGCCGAGATCGTCCGTGCGCCGACGTCGCCCGCCGTGGTGGATTTTTTCGTGGCCGAGAAAACCGAGGTCGCGGCCGGGGTCAAGCAGCAGCTGGAAGCCGATATGCAGCGCGTGCCGGGCCTGCGCCTGCTGCCCGGAAGCTTCATGGTGATTCGCCAGGCGATGGGCCTGCCCAAGGGACGGGGCGACGCTGCCGCCAACGAGCTGCGCGCCTTCGTCGAGGAAATGAAGGCGAGCGGTTTCGTCGCGGATGCGCTGCAGCGCCACAAGATCGAGGGCGCCGCGGTCGCGCCGCCGGCTGCCTGACCCCAACCCGCCCGCCCGCGCGGCGCCCGGCCTGCTCAGCGCGGCGCGGGCGGTATTTCCGCCACGCGGCCGATGAAGGCGTCCAGCGCGGGATTGTCATGCCGTTCGCGCCAGGCCAGGTAAAGCTCGGCGTGCAGCCTGTTCTGCGCCAGCGGCAGGAAGGACACGCCGTCCAGGCGCAGTTCGCGCGCGGACGCCGGCACCAGGCCCGCGCCCAGTCCCGCGCGCACCAGGCCCAGCAGCGTGTGCGTCTGCCCCGCGTACTGGACGTAGTCGGGCTCCACGCCGGCCAGCGTCAGCGCGGCGGCGATGCGATCGTAGAAGTACTTGCCTTCGCTGGGCGCATAAGCCACGAAGGGCTGCCGGTGCAGCGCCCGCAGCGGCATGGCCTTGTGGGCCAGCAGCGGCGATTTGCGCGGAACGGCCACCACCATGGGTTCGCGCTGGATCAGGTGGTGCGCCAGGCCGTCCTGCCGCGGCAGATGACGCGCGAGGATGGCGTCGAGTTCGCCCGCCACCAGCAGCCGGCCCAGGTCCGTGGACACGCGTTCGCGCAGATCGATGGCCACGTCCGGCAGAACCTTGCCGGCCTTCATGACCCAGTCGGGCACCAGGCGGTAGGCCGCCACCGCGGTGAACCCCAGGGTGATGTGTCCCGCCTCGCCGCCGGAGGCCCGCCGCGCGGTGGATGCCGCCCGAACCGAATAGGCCAGCAGATGGCGCGCATCGCGCAGGAAGTTGCGGCCGGCGGAAGTCAGCGTGACCACGCGGCTGCTGCGCTCCAGCAGCGTGACGCCCAGGCTCTGCTCCAGCAACTGGATCTGCCGGCTGAGCGGCGGCTGCGTCATGCACAGGCGCGCGGCGGCGCGGCCGAAGTGCAGCTCCTCCGCGACCGCGACGAAGCATTCGAGTTGGCGCAATTCCATCGATATAAGCCTTGTATTGATCGTTGCTATTTATAGCTCGATTGCGCTGCGCGCCGCGCTTCCTTCCTATACTGGTCCGCATAACGAAGCCGGACCAGAACCGGAGGAGACGACATGAAGATTTCAACGCGAGCCCGTCGCGCCATGGCTGCGTGCGCCGCCGTGGCCCTGGCCGTCGCGGTGGCGCTGGTGCCCGGCACGGCCGCCGCCGACGATTTTCCCTCACGGCCCATCAGCCTGATCGTGCCTTTCTCGCCGGGCGGCGGCACCGACATTTCCGCGCGGCTGCTGGCGGTGGCACTGGGCCAGCGGCTGAACGAATCCGTGGTGGTCGACAACCGCCCCGGCGCTGGCGGGCAGATCGCCGCCGACCTGGTCGCGCGCGCCGCGCCCGACGGCTACACGCTGCTCTTCGCCAATTCCGGCATGCTGGCCATCAACCCCTGGCTGTACAAGCTGCACAGCGATCCCGCCAAGGCGTTCGTCCCGGTGTCCATGTTTTCGGACCTGCCCTTCGTGCTGGTGGTCCCGCCGACGCTGCCGGTCAACTCCGTGGCCGACCTGGTGAAGCTGGCGAAATCGCAGCCGGGCGCGCACACCTTCGCAAGTTCGGGCACGGGCGGGGCGCCGCATCTGGCGGGCGAGATCTTCCAGCAGGCGACCGGCGTCCAACTGACCCACGTCCCCTACAAAGGCGGCGGTCCGGCCATGACCGACCTGATGGCGGGCCGCGTCGATATGCTGTTCGCGTCGGTGCTGGAGACGGTGACCTACGTCAACGCCGGCAAGCTGCGCGCGCTGGCGGTGACGGGACCGGAGCGCTCGCCCGTGATGCCGGACGTGCCCACGCTGGACCAGGCCGGGGTGCACAATGCGCAGACAGGGTCGTGGACGGCGGTGCTGGCGCCGGCTGGCACGCCGCCGGCAATCGTCGATAAACTGTCGCTCGCGATCCGTCAGGTGGCGGAGCTGCCGGACGTCAAGGAAAAGCTGATTTCCCAGGGCGCCGTGCCGCACGGTTCGACGCCGCAGGAGCTGGCCCGGCTTGCCGCCCAGGAACGCGCCCGCTATGGCGACATCATCAAATTGCGCAACCTGCGCGTCGATTAGGAGACGCGGGCTGCGTCCCACATGCGAAACGAGACATGCCTACCGCTGCTACAGATGCCGTGAACCACAATGCCGATAGCCGCAGCGACGGCGCGGATGGCGCGCCCGCCGACATCCTCATTGCCGGACCCTTGCTGCCCGAGCTCATGCAGCGCATCGAAGCGAAGTATCGTGTGCATCGCTGGTGGGAGGTCGCCGACACAGCGGCATTCCTGCAGGCCCATGGCGGCTCCATACGCGGCATCGCCACCAGCGGCCGCTGGGGCGCCACGCGGGCCATGATCGAATCGCTGCCCGCGCTGGAAGCGATCGTCAGCTTCGGCGTGGGTATCGACCCCATCGATATGGAAGCCGCGCGGCAGCACGGTGTGGTGGTGACCAACACGCCCGGGGTGCTGGACGATTGCGTGGCCGATACCGCGCTGGCCCTGATGCTGGCCGTGTCGCGGCGCATCTGCGAGCTCGATCGTTTCGTGCGCGCGGGCCGGTGGCGCAGCGAAACCCCGCCGATGGGCCGCAAGCTGGGCGGCCGGCGCTGCGGCATCCTGGGGCTGGGCAACATCGGCCGCCAGATCGCCCGCCGGGCCGAGGCCTTCGGCATGGACATCGCGTACCACAACCGTTCGCCGCGCAAGGATGTGCCTGCGCACTTCATGTACTGCGAGGATATCCACGCCCTGGCCGAGGCCAGCGACGTCCTGGTGCTCGCCGTGCCGGGTGGTGCCGGCACGCAGCGCGTGGTCGATGCCGCGGTGCTCGACGCCCTGGGCCCGCAAGGCATACTGGTGAACGTCGCCCGCGGCAGCGTGGTGGACCAGGACGCGCTGGTGTGCGCGCTGCGCGAAGGGCGGCTGGGCGGGGCCGGCCTGGATGTCTTCGAGAACGAGCCGGACGTCCCGGACGCGCTGTGCGCGATGGATCAGGTCGTGCTGTCGCCGCACATCGGCAGCAGCACGGTGGAAACCCGCCAGGCCATGGCCGACCTGGTCATGGCGAACCTGGACGGATGGTTCGAGCGGCGGCGTCCCCTGACGCCCGTCGCATAGGCGGTCCTGCCTAGCGCGGAAACAGCTGGTCGTACACGTCGCCGGCCAGGGCCTGCAACTGGCTCGCCGGCAGATCGCCGTTCAAGGCATAGCCGTAGCCGTTTTCCACCCAGTAGAAGGCGGTGCCGCTGGCGGACTGGACCGAGCGGAAGGCGGTTTCCCCGGGCGCCACGCCGGTGGGAAAGACCGCGACGTAAAGGGTCACACGGCGGCCGCGCTCATCCTCGTACATGAACTGCGCGCGGGCCAGCGCGGCCTTGGCCGCATCCTGCCCGACGGTCTCGCCGGGCAGCAGCCGGCCTCCCAGCAGGCGGAAGCCGCGATCCTGCAGCACCGGCGCGGCCAGGGGACGGCCCAGGCGCCGGCGCAGCCATTGCACCAGATGCGCTTCTTCCTGCGCGCCGACTTCGACGGGGTGCCGCACTTCCGGCGAGAACACCGCATATGCCGCCGCCGCGTCGCGCACGAACTGCGGCGTGGCCGACGCCGCGGCGATGGTGGGGGCGGCGCCGCGGACGCCCGTTGCCTGCCAGGCGCGCATGCCGGCCGCGCCCGCCACCACCAGCAGCATGGCGGCGCATGCCTGGAGCCAGGGATTCCAGCGCCGGCGGCCGTGGCGCATCACCGTGTTGGCCAGGGCGGCGGGCGCCGGCCCGATGTCGGTGGCGTGATGCAGGCGGCGCAGCGCGAAGCGCTGGGCATGCCAATGCGCGACGCGCACCGCGGCGTCGGGATGGCGCCTGAGATGCTGCAACACCGCGGCGACCCGGGACGCGTCCAATTGGCCGTCGACGAAGGCGTGCAGGTCGTCATCGGAGACAGGGGCGTCGGTTTCCATCATCGCTTCACTAGATGCAAGGGGGCGGCCGCCTCTTCCGGTCCGGCCATGGCGGCGCGCACGGCTTCCCGCGCGCGGTGCAGCCGCGACATGACCGTGCCCACGGGCACCTGCAGGATGTCGGCGGCCTCGGCATAGGTGTATTCCTCCACGGTCACCAGCAGCAGCACGGTGCGCAGCGTGGGGGTCAGGCGCGCCAGCGCGCGCTCCAGATCGAGCATTTCCGGCGCACGCGCCATGGGCTCGTGCGCCAGATCGGTGTCTTCGTCCCAGGTTTCGTGATTGTCGTCATGGCGCCAATCGCGCACCCGGTTCAGGTACAGGTTGTGCATCAGGGTCATCAGCCAGGCGCGCAAGGCGGTTCCCGGCTTCCACAGCGACCATTTGGCGCAGGCGCGTTCCAGCGTGTCCTGCACCAGGTCGTCCGCGCTGGCCGCATCGCCCGCCAGCAGGCGGGCATAGCGGCGCAGCGACGGAATATGGGCGAGGATCTGCTCCACGCCCGAACCCGATGCCATGGCCGTATCAGGGCTTGGCCGCGTGCCAGACGCCGCCGACGCCGTCGCCGGTCTTGTCGCCGGCGGCCTTGTCCTTGGTCCAGTAGTACACGGGCTGACCCTTGTAGGCCCATTGCTTGGAGCCGTCGTCACGGGTGACGACCGTCCACTGGCCTTCGGCCTTGGCGCTGGCCGGCGCCATCAGCGGCGGCCAATTGGTGGCGCACTTGTCGTTGCAGACGCTCTTGCCGGAATTGGCGGTGTCTTTGTCGAACGTGTACAGCGTCATGCCTTTTTCGCCGACCAGGACGCCATTGCTGGTCTTGGCCGGGGGGGCGGCGACGGCGCCGGTGGCGACCAGCAGGGCGGCGGCGCCCAGGGCGGAAAGCGTGAAGTTGCGAACCATAAGACCTCCGTGTGGTGGGTTTGCATGGGAGTGAACACGGCAGGGGCCCGATTTATTCCATCGGGTCGTTCCATCGGGTTGTTCCAATGGGCCGGCGCGTGCCTGCCCAGCTTACTCCCGCCGGCCGCCATCACTTGGCCGGCGCTGCCTGCGTCAGCTCGGCGACGACATCCACCACTTGCTCGAGGGCAACCTTGATATGCGCGCGCAGCGCGTCGACCGCGCCCTTGATGTCGCCCTTTTCAGCGTGTTCGATCAATTCCAGGTGTTCGGCGTGCGCCTGCTGGCGCAGCGGCACGTTGACGACCTGGAAGCGCAGGTAGCGGTCCCCCCGGTCATGCAGCTGGCGCAGTACGTTCATGGCCAGGTCGCGCCGGGCGGGCTGGTACAGGGTTTCGTGCAGGCGCCAGTTGACCCGGCCCCAGTCGGCCGCGTCGGCGTGGCGGGTGGCTTCCAGGGCCGCGCGCGCCGCGTCCAGCCGCCCGCTGCCGCCCGCGCGGATCGCCTCGCCGAACAGCCAGGGTTCGATCTGCAGGCGCAGTTCGAAGGTTTCCACGACGTCGCCCGCCGAGATGCCGCAGACATAGGCGCCGCGGTGGGCATGGACCGCGACCAGGCCTTCGGCTTCCAGGCGGCGGATGGCTTCGCGCACGGGGATCCGGCTGACACCCAGCTCGTCGGCCAGCGCTTCCTGGCGCAGGGGCGCGCCGGGACGCAGATGCCCGGACAGGATCTGCTGGCGCAAGGCATCCAGCACCAGGTCGACCGTCGTGCGCCGTACGAGCTTGGTATCCCCAGGGGGGGAGGGCGGATGGTTCATGGTTCTCACGTAAACCCTAGGACTGATTTTGTTGACCCTGGGATAGCGTGCAGTTTAGCATGGGGTCCGTATCCAGGATATTGGATCCAATTTAATCGACGGTCCCGCGCGGCTTTCCGTTGGTGGCCTGCCACTGTAGCCCGCCCGGGCCCGTGTGCGGCGCAGCCGCGCCATCGTGCCCTTGGAGTGAGCTTTCCATGAATCGCCGTCATTTCGTCGCAGCAACCCTGGTCGCCGCCGTGGCCAGCAGCCTGGGCCTGCCGGCCTGGGCACAATCCACCGATTTCGTGGTGGGCGCGCTCAGCCCGCTCACCGGGTCCGGGGCGCCCTACGGGCCGGGCATGGTCAAGGCCATCCAATTGGCCGCGAAGGAAATCAACGCCGCCGGCGGCGCGCAGGGCGCGCAGTTCCGCGTGGTGGCGGAAGATACCCAGACCGCGCCGCAGGCCGCCGTGACCGGCGCCAAGAAAATGATCGAGGTGGACAAGGTGCGCGCCATCATGGGCTGCTGGAGTTCGGGCGAGTCGCTGGCCGTGATGCCGCTCACCAATGAAGCCAACATCCCGCTGATGCATGCCTCGGGTGCGCCGGCGCTCAGCGCGGACGCCAATCCCAAGCGCCTGGGCTTCCGCTTCCAGGCCACCAACGGCCGCTTCGGCCAGGCGTTCGCCAAGATCGCCGAACGGCAGGGCTACAAGCAGCCGGCCACCATGGCATTCAACAATGCTTCGGGCATCGGCAACACCGAAGGCTTCACGCAGGCCTGGAAGGCCGCGGGCGGCAAGGTCGTGGCCAGCGTGGTGTACGAGCCGAACCGGCCGTCCTACCGTTCCGAGCTGCAGTCCGTGCTGCGCGCCAAGCCCGACGTGATCGTGACGGGCTCGTACCTGGCCGACACCACCATCCTGCTGCGCGAGTGGTACCAGACCGGCATCGATACGCATTGGATCATTCCCGGCTGGGCGGCCAATGCCGACCTGATCAAGGCATTGGGACCCAAAGTGACCGAGGGCGTGATCTCGGTGGAGTCCGTCAGCAACGAAAACGCGCCCAACTACGCCCACGTGCGCGATGCGCTGAGCAAGGAAGGCGTCGACGTGGCGGGCAACGTCTATGCCCCGATGGCCTACGACCAGGCCATCATCCTGGCGCTGGCGGTGCAGGCCCTGGGACCGAAGGCGACCGGCCCCGAGCTGGCCAAGAAAGTGCATGAGATGGGCACGCCCGGCGGCGAGGTCGTCTACAGCTTCGCCGACGGCAAGAAACTGCTGGAGGCAGGCAAGCGCATCACCTACGTCGGCGCCTCCAGCGCCCTGAACTTCGACCAGTACAACGACGTCACGCCGGACTTCGCCGCGTCCTTCGTCGAAAACGGCAAGCTCGTCCGCAAGTACGTGGTCAAGCTCTAAGGCCGCGGCGTGTCGTACGCGGATTACATCAATCTGGTCATCAACGGGCTGGTGGAAGGGCTGATCATCGCCCTTCCGGCCCTGGCTTTGACGCTGGTCTACGGGCTGGCGCGCTTTCCCAACGCGGCGACGGGCGACTTCGTCGCCGTCGGCGGCTACGCTGGCCTGGCCGCGCATCACCTGAGCGGTTCCCTGGTCGTCGCCGGCCTCGCGGGCGCCCTGGGCGGCGCGGCGGCGTCGGTGCTGGCTTACCTGCTCGCGTTCAGGCCGGTGATCCGCCGGTCCGTGATCACCTTGCTGCTGACCTCCATCGGCGTGGGCTTCGTCATCCGCGCCGGGCTGGGGGTGGCGTTCGGCCATGATCCGCGCGCCTTCGACATGCCGCTGGATCGGGCCTGGCGCTTCGGCGACGTGTCCATCGCGCCGGCCGACCTCAATCTGGCGGGCCTGACCCTGGTGACGCTCGCGCTGGTGTTCTTCATGCTGTATGCGACACCGCTGGGCCGGTCGCTGCGCGCCATCGCCGACGATCCCGACCTGGCGCGGGTCAGCGGCATCCGGCGCGAACGCTGCATGCTGGCCATGTGGACCATCGCCGGGCTGGTCTGCGGCATCGCGGGCACCGTGACCGGCATGCGCACCGTGGTCTATCCGGACGCCGGCTGGAACCTGTTGCTGCCGGCGTTCGCGGCCGCGGTGGTGGGCGGCCTGGGCAATCCGGTCGGGGCCGTCATGGGCGCGCTGCTGCTGGGCGTGCTGCAGGAGCTGTCCACCCCGTTCGTGGGCTTCGTCTACAAGATCGCGCTGGGCTATGTGTTCATGATGATCGTGCTGCTGCTGCGTCCGCAGGGGTTGTTCAACCGGCCGGTGGGGGTGCGCTGATGATGACCTATCTGCTGTCGATCCTGGTGATCATGGGCATCTACATGCTCCTGGCGCTGGCCCTGGATCTTCAATACGGTTTCACCGGCCTGATCAATTTCGGGCTGGCCGGCTTTTTCGGCGTGGGCGCCTATACGTCGGCGCTCCTGACCTTGAAGGCGGGATGGACGCCGCTGCTTTCCTTCCCCGCCGCCATGCTGGTCGCGGCCCTGCTGGCCTGGCCGCTGGGGCGCGTGGCCTTGCGGCTGCGCGACGATTACCTGGCCATCGTGACCTTGGGCTTCTCCGAAATCGTGCGCCTGGTGCTGGTGCAGGAACAGTGGCTGACCAATGGGGTGCAGGGCGTTCCCGGCGTGCCCCGCCTGGGCGCCGGCTGGGGCGACGCGCGCTTCAGCGACAGCCTGCTGCTGGGGCTGCTGGCCTTGTCCATCGTTGTCGCGGTGGTGCTGCTGCGCCGGGTGACGCACAGTCCCTACGGCCGCACCATACAGGCGGTGCGCGATGACGAAACGGCCGTGCGCGTGCTCGGCAAGGAGCCGGCCCGCTTCAAGACCCAGGTGCTGATGCTGGGCGCGGCGCTCTCCGGACTCGCGGGCGCCTACTTCGCGCACTACATGACGTACATCGTCCCTGACCAGTTCGTCCCGCTGATCACTTTCTATGTGTGGATGGCCATCATCATGGGCGGGGTCGCGCGCCTGTCGGGCAGCGTGGCGGGCGCCGTGCTGCTGGTGTTGTTCCTGGAAGGCGTGCGCTTCACCCGCGGCATCATTCCCGGCGTATCGGATGCCGACATGGGCAGCGTGCAGCTGGGGGTGGTGGGCCTGATCCTGATCCTGTTCATGCGCTGGCGGCCGCAAGGCCTGTTCGGCGGCAGGGGGGCGCGATGAACGCCTTGCCGGTGAACGAAGCCAGCCTGGCGACCGCGGGGATATCGTTGTCGTACGGCGATTTCCAGGTGCTGGACGACGTGACGCTTTCCATGAGCCTGGACGGGCTGCACGGCATGATCGGCCCCAATGGCGCGGGCAAGAGCACGTTCTTCGCCGTGCTGAGCGGCTTTCTGCAGCCGTCGGCCGGCACGGTCGGTTTCGGCGGCACGGTGCTGCGCGGCGCGGGGCCGGCGGCGCGGGCGCGCCTGGGCCTGGGCCGGACCTTCCAGATCCCGCGCGAGTTCACGCACCTGACGGTGCGGCAGAACCTGATGGTCGGGCCGCGCGACCAGCCCGGCGAATCGCTGCTGCCCTTGTTTTTCGCCCCGGGCCGCGTGCGCCGCGCCGAAGCCGAGATCGCCGATCGTGCGCAGCACATCCTGGACTTCCTGAAGCTGAACGCGGTGGCGGACAAGCCGGCCGGCGGCCTGTCCGGCGGCCAGAAGAAATTGCTGGAGCTGGGCCGCGCGCTGATGTCCGAGCCCAGGTTCATCCTGCTGGACGAACCCTATGCGGGCGTCAATCCGGTATTGATCGAAGAGATCTCGCAGCGTATCCGCGAGATCAATGCCGAGCGGGGCATCGGTTTCCTGATCATCGAGCACAACCTGATGGCGCTGAATCGCCTGGTGTCCGACCTGTACGTGCTGGATGGCGGACGCCTGCTGGCGCACGGCGATCCCGACCAGGTCCTGGCGGATCCGCGCGTGCGCGCCGCCTATATGGGCGCGCTGGCGCCCACGGCCACGGAGGCGCCATGACCGATTCCGTGCTACGGCTGGCCGACCTGCGTGGCGGCTACGGCGACGCCGATATCCTGAAAGGCATCTCCCTGCACGTGCTGCCCGGCGAGATCGTCACCATCGCCGGCACCAACGGCGCCGGCAAGTCCACCATCATCAAGGCGGTGATGGGCCTGCTGCCCCGCACCTCGGGACAGGTGATCCTGCGCGATCGCGACATCGCCGCGTTGAGCGTGGAGTCGCGCCTGGACCGCGGGATCGGCTACGTGCCGCAGGTCGCCAATGTGTTCGGGTCGCTGACCGTCCACGAAAACCTGCTGGTGGTGCAGGGCGTCAAGCGCCCGCGCGCGCGGGTGGATGCGATGTACCAGCTCTTTCCGGCGCTGGTGCGCCATCGCCGCCGCGCGGCCGGCACGCTGTCGGGCGGCGAGCGGCAGCAACTGGCGTTCGCGCGGGCCTTGATGCGCGAACCGGATATGCTGCTGCTCGACGAGCCGACGGCGGCGCTTTCGCCGGCCCGCGTGGACGAGATCTTTGCCTACGTACAGGCGCTGCCGGCCGCCGGCACCACGGTGCTGATGGTGGAACAGCGCGCCCGCCAGTCGCTCGCGGTCAGCCAGCGCGGCTACATCATCGACCAGGGCGCGGTCGCCATGGAAGGCGCCGCCCGGGATCTGCTCGACGATCCGCGCGCGGCCGACCTTTTCCTGGGCAAACACGATGCGTAGAACGGAAGAAGCATGAAGGAACTTGTCGTCGTCGGCGCGGGCGTGATCGGGCTGGCCTGCGCGCGGCGCGCGCAGCAAGCGGGCTGGCGCGTGACCCTGCTGGACCGCGATTTCGAAGGAGACCGCGCCTCCCACGGTAATGCCGGCGGCATCGCCGTCAGCGAATCGACGCCAATCGCGGTGTCGGGCTTCAGCCTGAAGGCCGCCCGCTGGCTGCTGGATCCCCTGGGACCGCTGGCCATCCGCCTGTCTTACGCGCCGCGGCTGCTGCCCTGGCTGCGGGTATTCAACCAGGTCGGCCAGCCCGAGCACTTCCGCCGTATCTCGCGCGCGCTGGCGGCGCTGAACGACCGCGCGCTGGCCGACCTGGCGCCCCTGCTGGACGATCTGGGCCTGGCGGGCCAGCTGCACCGGCGCGGCGCGCTGACGGTCTACGAGACCGATGCGGCCTACGCGACCGATGCCGGCGAATGGGCCTGGAAACGCGAACTGGGCGTGCGCTGGCGTCCCGTGACCGTGGATGAGCTGCGCCAGCTGGAGCCCGCGCTGGCGCCCGTGTTCCGCCACGCGATCATGCTGGAGGACTGGGCGCACGTGGACGATCCGCTGAACATCGTGCGGGCCTTGCGTGAACGCATCCGGCAGGATGGCGGCCAGCTGGTGACGGCCGACGTCGCCGCCCTGGCGCTCGACGATCCGGGCCGTCCGGCCGCACTGGGCCGCGATGGCCGCCGCCATGCGGCGGACCGTGTCGTCGTCGCCGCCGGCGCGTGGTCGGGCGCCCTGGCGCGATCCGTCGGCGACCGCGTGCTGCTGGAAAGCGAACGCGGCTACAACACGACGCTGCCCGCCGCGACGGGCATGCTCGACCGCGAGGTCATCTTCGCCGAACGCAAGTTCGTCGCGACGCCGCTGGCGATCGGCCTGCGCATCGGCGGCGCGGCCGAATTCGCCGGCCTGGACGCGGCCCCCAACTATCGCCGCAGCGATGCGTTGCTGGCGTTGGCGCGGCGCTATCTGCCCGGCATGGACGAGCGCGACGCGCGTCGTTGGATGGGCCATCGCCCCGCCACGCCGGACTCGCTGCCGGTGATCGGCGCGTCGCCGGTGTCGGATCGCGTGTTGTACGCCTTCGGCCATGGCCATCTCGGCTTGACGCAGGCGGCCACGACCGGCGCCATCGTCGGCGACCTGCTGGCGGACGCCGACCCCCGCATCGACCTGCGGCCCTATTCGATTTCCCGCTTCAACAAGGCGAACCCGCTATGCTGATTCTGAAGAACGCGCGCATCCTGGATGCGCATCACGAAGAGGACGACGGCTCCTACGACGTCGTCGTGGAAGGCGACCGTATCCGCGAAGTGTCGTCGCGGCCGGTGCAGGCAGGCGGCAACGACCAGGTCATCGACGTGGCCGGCCGCACCCTGATGCCGGGCATGATCGATTGCCACGTGCACGTCGTCGCCTCCATGGCGAACCTGGGCACCAATGCCCGCATGCCGGCGGCGTTCGCCACGCTGCGCGCCGTGCCCATCCTGGCCGCCATGCTGCGCCGTGGCTTCACCACCGTGCGCGATGCCGGCGGCGCGGATTACGCCCTGCGCCGCGCCGTGGAAGACGGCCTGATCGACGGCCCGCGCCTGTTCATCGCCGGCAAGGCGCTGTCGCAGACCGGCGGCCATGGGGATTTCCGCGAACGGATAGACCTGAGCGATCCGGATCCCTGTCCCTGCCACCGCAACCTGGGCGCCATTGCCCGCGTGGTCGACGGCGTCGATGCGGTGCGCAAGGCCGTGCGCGAAGAAATGCGCGCCGGCGCCACGCACATCAAGATCATGGCTTCGGGCGGCGTGGCGTCGCCCACCGATCCCATCGGCAACCTGCAGTATTCGCGCGACGAGGTCGCCGCCATCGTGGAGGAAGCCGCCTCGCACCAGACCTATGTGATGGCGCACGCCTACACGGGACAGGCGATCGCGCGCGCGGTCAGGCTGGGCGTGCGCACCATCGAGCACGGCAACCTGGTCGACGACGACGCGGCGGCCGCCATGGCCGAGCACGGCGCTTTCGCGGTGCCCACCCTGGTGACCTACGACGCCCTGCACAAGGTCGGCGCGCAGTTCGGCGTGCCGCCGGAGGCCGTGGCCAAGATCGACGACGTGCGCCTGCAGGGCCTGCAATCGCTGGAGATCTTCAAGCGCCATGGCGTGCGCATGGGCCTGGGGT
This genomic interval from Bordetella genomosp. 9 contains the following:
- a CDS encoding NAD(P)/FAD-dependent oxidoreductase, whose translation is MKELVVVGAGVIGLACARRAQQAGWRVTLLDRDFEGDRASHGNAGGIAVSESTPIAVSGFSLKAARWLLDPLGPLAIRLSYAPRLLPWLRVFNQVGQPEHFRRISRALAALNDRALADLAPLLDDLGLAGQLHRRGALTVYETDAAYATDAGEWAWKRELGVRWRPVTVDELRQLEPALAPVFRHAIMLEDWAHVDDPLNIVRALRERIRQDGGQLVTADVAALALDDPGRPAALGRDGRRHAADRVVVAAGAWSGALARSVGDRVLLESERGYNTTLPAATGMLDREVIFAERKFVATPLAIGLRIGGAAEFAGLDAAPNYRRSDALLALARRYLPGMDERDARRWMGHRPATPDSLPVIGASPVSDRVLYAFGHGHLGLTQAATTGAIVGDLLADADPRIDLRPYSISRFNKANPLC
- a CDS encoding metal-dependent hydrolase family protein encodes the protein MLILKNARILDAHHEEDDGSYDVVVEGDRIREVSSRPVQAGGNDQVIDVAGRTLMPGMIDCHVHVVASMANLGTNARMPAAFATLRAVPILAAMLRRGFTTVRDAGGADYALRRAVEDGLIDGPRLFIAGKALSQTGGHGDFRERIDLSDPDPCPCHRNLGAIARVVDGVDAVRKAVREEMRAGATHIKIMASGGVASPTDPIGNLQYSRDEVAAIVEEAASHQTYVMAHAYTGQAIARAVRLGVRTIEHGNLVDDDAAAAMAEHGAFAVPTLVTYDALHKVGAQFGVPPEAVAKIDDVRLQGLQSLEIFKRHGVRMGLGSDLLGEMHTFQSDELRIRSQVLSNFEVICQATQVGAEIVGQKDRLGVVAPDAYADLLIVDGDPVADISLLGGQGEHLSMVMKAGKPVHLR